The following proteins come from a genomic window of Streptomyces sp. Sge12:
- a CDS encoding GNAT family N-acetyltransferase gives MQHVIRAVRSDEWLKVKELRISALQDPAAPVAFLETVENAEAQPDEFWQGRTEGASQGRAVRQFVAEAPDGTWDGSVTVIVEEGGSTDFFDQGVQQTQGHVVGVFVRAGQRGTGLTEALFAGALEWAWGLEEPALERVRLFVHEDNPRAAAFYRRYGFRPSGVVVPTPGNADAKELEYVLQRPAASV, from the coding sequence ATCCAGCACGTGATACGAGCAGTACGTAGTGACGAGTGGTTGAAGGTCAAGGAGCTGCGGATCTCCGCACTGCAGGACCCGGCGGCACCCGTGGCCTTCCTGGAGACGGTGGAGAACGCCGAGGCGCAGCCCGATGAGTTCTGGCAGGGACGTACCGAGGGGGCGTCACAGGGGCGGGCGGTACGGCAGTTCGTCGCCGAGGCCCCCGACGGGACCTGGGACGGGTCGGTGACTGTGATCGTCGAGGAGGGCGGGAGCACCGACTTCTTCGACCAGGGCGTCCAGCAGACGCAAGGGCACGTCGTGGGCGTGTTCGTGCGGGCCGGGCAGCGGGGGACCGGGCTGACCGAGGCCCTGTTCGCCGGCGCACTGGAGTGGGCCTGGGGGCTGGAGGAGCCGGCGCTGGAGCGCGTACGGCTCTTCGTCCACGAGGACAATCCGCGGGCCGCGGCCTTCTACCGGCGGTACGGGTTCCGGCCGAGCGGGGTGGTCGTGCCGACGCCCGGGAACGCGGACGCCAAGGAGCTGGAGTACGTGCTCCAGCGGCCGGCCGCGTCGGTCTAG
- a CDS encoding type VI secretion protein, translated as MHDARRTEPPARGGGIPDGLLVGLLAFLLGLAVLVWSATGLAAVAAKGAWPDTVTFTRTPGAVRGLIAQPHDIPGAWPDTDPGALSGWGLFWGLFVSQLLVLFVLTVFAIGVIARTKSRRALTKRLTEPATAEAEAATATAVPAAQPTPSAPPAFEARGSGSSAPGGPPAPTTTAPPPSPYAPTATAPTAPADEAYRYGFGYAPQPASAAPPASAATTTPADGIAFAAPDDRLRAAAHRIRETEGAALIVSSAPTLWAETKDARAKLGPVLLYDPSHLCDTPARMHWNPAEGCADRDTAAARAIALLAPVRPQARMDAAVADTAETLLRSWLQAAALDDRPFKLLHRWAQGNSAQDPVRILRTHPQAAPGAAGELESALTAHPERRELAQSLTARALSCLTSIHIREACNPNRTDALTLASFVTEGGTLYLVGEPLEDPRTHPGAMPLLTALASHVVEHGRRMAARSSHGRLDPPLSLVLDDVAAVAPIPQLPELLSEGTLPLLALCRSREQARSRWPQGDF; from the coding sequence ATGCACGACGCACGACGTACGGAACCCCCCGCACGCGGCGGCGGCATCCCGGACGGCCTGCTGGTCGGCCTGCTGGCCTTCCTCCTCGGCCTGGCCGTCCTGGTCTGGTCGGCCACCGGCCTGGCCGCCGTCGCCGCCAAGGGCGCCTGGCCCGACACGGTCACCTTCACCCGGACCCCGGGGGCCGTCCGCGGCCTGATAGCGCAGCCGCACGACATCCCGGGCGCCTGGCCGGACACCGACCCGGGGGCCCTTTCGGGCTGGGGCCTGTTCTGGGGCCTGTTCGTCAGCCAGCTCCTGGTGCTGTTCGTCCTCACCGTCTTCGCCATCGGCGTGATCGCCCGCACCAAATCCCGCCGCGCCCTGACCAAACGCCTCACGGAACCCGCGACAGCGGAAGCGGAGGCGGCGACGGCGACAGCAGTACCGGCGGCTCAGCCCACCCCGTCAGCCCCGCCGGCGTTCGAGGCCCGGGGGTCCGGAAGCAGCGCCCCGGGCGGCCCGCCCGCACCCACTACGACCGCCCCGCCGCCCAGCCCGTACGCGCCCACCGCCACGGCGCCCACCGCACCGGCGGACGAGGCGTACCGCTACGGCTTCGGCTACGCCCCCCAGCCCGCGTCGGCGGCACCCCCCGCGTCCGCAGCCACCACCACGCCGGCGGACGGCATCGCCTTCGCCGCCCCCGACGACCGCCTCCGCGCCGCCGCCCACCGCATCCGGGAGACCGAGGGCGCGGCCCTGATCGTGAGCTCCGCCCCCACCCTCTGGGCCGAGACCAAGGACGCCCGCGCCAAACTCGGCCCGGTCCTCCTCTACGACCCCTCCCACCTGTGCGACACCCCGGCCCGCATGCACTGGAACCCGGCCGAGGGTTGCGCCGACCGCGACACCGCCGCCGCCCGCGCGATCGCCCTGCTGGCTCCCGTAAGGCCGCAGGCCCGCATGGACGCCGCCGTCGCGGACACCGCCGAGACCCTCCTGCGCAGCTGGCTCCAGGCCGCCGCCCTGGACGACCGCCCGTTCAAGCTGCTCCACCGCTGGGCCCAGGGCAACAGCGCCCAGGACCCGGTCCGCATCCTGCGTACGCACCCCCAGGCAGCCCCCGGCGCGGCCGGCGAGCTGGAGAGCGCACTCACCGCCCACCCCGAACGCCGCGAGCTCGCCCAGAGCCTGACGGCCCGGGCCCTTTCCTGCCTGACCTCGATCCACATCCGCGAGGCCTGCAATCCGAACCGAACAGATGCCCTCACCTTGGCATCGTTCGTCACCGAAGGGGGCACCCTCTATCTGGTGGGTGAACCTCTGGAGGATCCCCGCACCCACCCGGGTGCGATGCCCCTGCTCACCGCACTCGCCTCGCACGTGGTCGAGCACGGCCGCCGCATGGCCGCACGGTCATCCCACGGTCGGCTCGACCCACCACTTTCCCTGGTGCTGGACGACGTGGCCGCCGTGGCCCCCATCCCCCAGCTCCCGGAACTCCTGAGCGAGGGGACGCTTCCCCTGCTCGCCCTGTGCCGCAGCCGGGAGCAGGCCCGCTCCCGCTGGCCGCAGGGCGACTTCTAG
- a CDS encoding ATP-binding protein: protein MRDPMSALTDAFTSFLFGKVETTRLPVRTSTGQAQAVYLPTAAPGLGDSGVIIGREVYSGKGYIYDPFQLYGQQLPAPHWLVLGESGNGKSALEKTYVLRQLRFKDRQVVVLDAQGEDGVGEWNLIAQQLGITPIRLDPIAANDDGIRLNPLDPAITATGQLALLRTIIEVAMGHGLDERAGFALKVAHAYVVDTIRDRQPVLTDIVEQLRHPEAESALAMNVDIDDVRAWGLDVALVIDRLVDGDLRGMFDGPTTVGIDLDAPLIVFDLSHIDRNSIAMPILMAIVGVWLEHTWIRPDRKKRIFLVEEAWHIINSPFVAQLFQRLLKFGRRLGLSFVAVVHHLSDVVDGAAAREAAAILKMASTRTIYAQKADEARATGRVLGLPRWAVEIIPTLTPGIAVWDVNGNVQVVKHLITEAERPLVFTDRAMTESSAPTRLPADMLAAELEAEERALSIERRRGGPGSATTVA from the coding sequence ATGCGAGATCCCATGTCCGCCCTGACGGACGCCTTCACCAGCTTCCTCTTCGGCAAAGTCGAAACCACGCGCCTGCCCGTCCGCACCTCCACCGGGCAGGCGCAAGCCGTCTACCTGCCCACCGCAGCCCCCGGACTCGGCGACTCCGGCGTCATCATCGGCCGCGAGGTCTACAGCGGCAAGGGCTACATCTACGACCCCTTCCAGCTCTACGGACAGCAGCTCCCGGCCCCCCACTGGCTGGTCCTCGGCGAATCCGGAAACGGCAAGTCCGCCCTGGAGAAGACCTACGTACTGCGCCAGCTCCGCTTCAAGGACCGCCAGGTCGTCGTCCTCGACGCGCAGGGCGAGGACGGCGTCGGCGAGTGGAACCTGATCGCCCAGCAGCTGGGGATAACCCCCATCCGCCTGGACCCCATCGCCGCCAACGACGACGGGATCCGCCTCAACCCGCTCGACCCGGCCATCACCGCGACCGGGCAGCTCGCCCTGCTCCGGACCATCATCGAGGTGGCCATGGGCCACGGCCTCGACGAGCGCGCCGGCTTCGCCCTCAAGGTCGCGCACGCCTACGTCGTCGACACCATCCGCGACCGCCAGCCCGTCCTCACCGACATCGTCGAGCAACTGCGCCACCCCGAGGCCGAATCCGCCCTGGCCATGAATGTCGACATAGACGATGTCCGGGCCTGGGGTCTCGACGTCGCGCTCGTCATCGACCGCCTCGTCGACGGCGACCTGCGCGGCATGTTCGACGGCCCGACCACCGTCGGCATCGACCTCGACGCCCCGCTGATCGTCTTCGACCTCTCCCACATCGACCGCAACTCCATCGCGATGCCGATCCTCATGGCGATCGTCGGCGTCTGGCTGGAGCACACCTGGATCCGGCCCGACCGCAAGAAGCGCATCTTCCTCGTCGAAGAGGCCTGGCACATCATCAACAGCCCCTTCGTGGCGCAGCTGTTCCAGCGCCTGCTGAAGTTCGGCCGCCGCCTGGGCCTGTCCTTCGTCGCCGTCGTCCACCACCTCTCCGATGTCGTCGACGGAGCCGCCGCACGCGAGGCCGCGGCCATCCTCAAGATGGCCTCGACCCGAACGATCTACGCCCAGAAGGCGGACGAGGCCAGAGCCACGGGCCGGGTCCTCGGCCTGCCCCGCTGGGCGGTGGAAATCATCCCGACCCTCACCCCGGGCATCGCCGTCTGGGACGTCAACGGCAACGTCCAGGTGGTCAAACACCTGATCACCGAAGCCGAACGCCCCCTGGTCTTCACCGACCGCGCCATGACCGAGTCGTCCGCCCCCACCCGCCTCCCCGCCGACATGCTCGCCGCCGAACTGGAGGCGGAGGAACGGGCCCTGTCCATCGAACGCCGCCGCGGCGGCCCGGGCTCCGCGACCACGGTGGCCTGA
- a CDS encoding SCO6880 family protein, whose amino-acid sequence MTTQSHQMHPVAPRRTYLIGRARPNAIVGKNRETGEIALIIAGAFFGMMSGLLVPDLTLRIVSLAGFPMIALAAVYVPYKGRTFYRWFEISRSYKRTLRRGTTYRSGAMEAGIRGSDGREVEVGPPPGIGRINWLAAPFGPDEIAVLLHADRRTVTAAIEIEGPGVGLRDSEDQEALVDRFGTLLKHVANGDGFVTRLQMLARTLPADPDAHAKDVAQRGDTQSPGWLRDSYDQLQSMVSTSSEQHRAYLVACMHYTRELAAEANAIARAGTPHKGRKLDRDAGLAIVMARELTDICARLAEADIRVRQPLGQGRLSSLVHSMYDPDHPIDHIQAMTKRNAWPAELDAVEPTFLQAKTRESSTRAPWCHATAWVKEWPMTPVGVNFLAPLLVHTPDVIRTVAVTMDLEPTEVAIERMLTEKTNDEADASRAAKMNRTVDPRDIAAHGRLDQRGEDLASGAAGVNLVGYITVSSRSPEALARDKRTIRASAGKSYLKLEWCDREHHRAFVNTLPFATGIRR is encoded by the coding sequence TTGACGACCCAGTCCCACCAGATGCACCCGGTCGCGCCCCGCCGCACGTATCTCATCGGCCGCGCCCGGCCGAACGCGATCGTCGGCAAGAACCGCGAGACCGGCGAGATCGCCCTGATCATCGCCGGGGCGTTCTTCGGCATGATGAGCGGACTGCTCGTCCCCGACCTCACCCTGCGCATCGTCAGCCTCGCCGGCTTCCCCATGATCGCGCTGGCCGCCGTGTACGTCCCGTACAAGGGCCGCACCTTCTACCGCTGGTTCGAGATCAGCCGCAGCTACAAGAGGACCCTGCGCCGCGGCACGACGTACCGCTCCGGCGCCATGGAGGCCGGCATCCGCGGCTCCGACGGCCGCGAGGTCGAGGTCGGCCCGCCCCCCGGCATCGGCCGCATCAACTGGCTCGCCGCCCCCTTCGGCCCCGACGAGATCGCCGTCCTCCTGCACGCCGACCGCCGCACCGTCACCGCCGCCATCGAGATCGAAGGCCCCGGCGTCGGCCTGCGCGACAGCGAGGACCAGGAAGCCCTCGTCGACCGCTTCGGCACCCTCCTCAAGCACGTGGCCAACGGCGACGGCTTCGTCACCCGCCTCCAGATGCTCGCCCGCACCCTGCCCGCCGACCCCGACGCGCACGCCAAGGACGTGGCCCAGCGCGGCGACACCCAGTCCCCCGGCTGGCTGCGCGACTCCTACGACCAGCTCCAGTCGATGGTGTCCACCTCCTCCGAGCAGCACCGCGCGTACCTCGTCGCCTGCATGCACTACACGCGCGAACTCGCCGCCGAGGCCAATGCCATCGCCCGCGCCGGCACCCCCCACAAGGGCCGCAAGCTCGACCGCGACGCCGGTCTCGCCATCGTCATGGCCCGCGAGCTCACCGACATCTGTGCCCGCCTCGCCGAGGCCGACATCCGCGTCCGCCAACCGCTGGGCCAGGGCCGCCTGTCCTCCCTCGTGCACTCCATGTACGACCCCGACCACCCCATCGACCACATCCAGGCCATGACCAAGCGCAACGCCTGGCCGGCCGAGCTCGACGCGGTGGAGCCCACCTTCCTCCAGGCCAAGACCCGCGAGTCCTCCACCCGCGCCCCCTGGTGCCACGCCACCGCCTGGGTCAAGGAATGGCCGATGACGCCCGTCGGCGTGAACTTCCTCGCCCCGCTGCTCGTCCACACCCCCGACGTGATCCGTACCGTCGCCGTCACCATGGACCTGGAGCCCACCGAGGTGGCCATCGAGCGCATGCTCACCGAGAAGACCAACGACGAGGCCGACGCCTCCCGCGCCGCCAAGATGAACCGCACCGTCGACCCCCGCGACATCGCCGCCCACGGCCGGCTCGACCAAAGAGGTGAAGATCTCGCCAGCGGTGCGGCGGGAGTGAACCTCGTCGGGTACATCACGGTGTCCTCGCGTTCGCCGGAGGCCCTCGCCCGCGACAAGCGGACGATCCGCGCCTCCGCCGGGAAGTCCTACCTGAAGCTGGAATGGTGCGACCGCGAGCACCACCGCGCCTTCGTCAACACCTTGCCGTTCGCCACCGGCATCCGACGCTAG
- a CDS encoding alpha/beta fold hydrolase produces the protein MTTPWTLADLEAAIRAGWSAETCEPSDITKIPWTPENPAWGHCDITALVVQDLVGGDLVRGEVFHGGRQEGYHWWNLLPGGIRIDLTREQFRRGETITPGQVVKRPGGRLRRRWEEYQLLRQRVTDKLGPLPGVMVTQDGRRLAHTDFGGPGAPLLALHGHFGAGATAFERLAREVGPAWRVIALDQRGHGDSDRAGEYSREGYVADAAALLEQLGLGPAVVLGHSLGGVNAYQLAARRPDLVRAVVVEDIGAVVDGDLSFAREWPRRAATREEFLAGVGSAAPHLAGSVREYPDGWGTAFEVEDMVESQRGLNGDHWEDWLGVRQPTLLVRGDRSGVLSAEHAREMTVRRAGVRLVELPAGHAVRVGDPEGYFAAVRGVFGAGVRFPGRALSGVGGVAVVGGCGAVAGGAPGPPRLKRRRGWKRRQVGLEGAPAGGWRALRGGAGRGAGRSWMGRSRAGLEGAPGEAGWGAPGRGWRALPGGAGGGAGRGWEG, from the coding sequence ATGACGACTCCATGGACTCTCGCGGACCTCGAGGCGGCCATCCGGGCGGGATGGTCGGCCGAGACCTGTGAGCCCTCCGACATCACGAAGATTCCCTGGACTCCGGAGAATCCGGCCTGGGGGCACTGTGACATCACCGCTCTCGTGGTGCAGGACCTCGTGGGCGGGGACCTGGTGCGGGGCGAGGTGTTCCACGGCGGCCGGCAGGAGGGCTACCACTGGTGGAACCTGCTGCCCGGCGGCATACGGATCGATCTGACGAGGGAGCAGTTCCGGCGCGGGGAGACGATCACGCCGGGGCAGGTCGTGAAGCGGCCGGGCGGGCGGCTGCGGAGGCGGTGGGAGGAGTACCAGCTGCTGCGGCAGCGGGTCACCGACAAGCTGGGGCCGTTGCCGGGGGTGATGGTGACGCAGGACGGGCGGCGGCTCGCCCATACGGACTTCGGTGGGCCGGGAGCCCCGCTGCTGGCGCTGCACGGCCACTTCGGGGCGGGGGCGACGGCCTTCGAGCGGCTGGCCCGGGAGGTGGGTCCGGCGTGGCGGGTGATCGCCCTGGACCAGCGGGGGCACGGGGACTCGGACCGTGCGGGGGAGTACTCGCGGGAAGGGTACGTGGCGGATGCGGCGGCCCTGCTGGAGCAGCTGGGGCTCGGGCCGGCGGTGGTACTGGGGCACTCGCTGGGCGGGGTGAATGCGTATCAGCTCGCGGCGCGGCGGCCGGATCTGGTGCGGGCGGTGGTGGTCGAGGACATCGGGGCGGTGGTCGACGGCGACCTGTCGTTCGCCCGGGAGTGGCCGAGACGGGCGGCGACCCGGGAGGAGTTCCTGGCGGGGGTGGGGAGTGCCGCGCCGCACCTGGCGGGGTCGGTGAGGGAGTACCCGGACGGGTGGGGGACCGCGTTCGAGGTGGAGGACATGGTGGAGTCCCAGCGGGGGCTGAACGGGGACCACTGGGAGGACTGGCTGGGGGTGCGGCAGCCGACGCTGCTGGTGCGGGGGGATCGGAGCGGGGTGCTGTCCGCGGAGCATGCGCGGGAGATGACGGTGCGGAGGGCGGGGGTGCGGTTGGTCGAGTTGCCGGCGGGGCATGCGGTGCGGGTCGGGGACCCGGAGGGGTACTTCGCTGCCGTGCGGGGGGTTTTTGGCGCGGGTGTGAGGTTCCCGGGCCGGGCCTTGTCCGGGGTGGGTGGGGTGGCTGTGGTGGGCGGGTGCGGCGCCGTTGCCGGGGGCGCCCCCGGACCCCCGCGCCTCAAACGCCGGCGGGGCTGGAAGCGGCGCCAGGTGGGACTGGAAGGGGCGCCAGCGGGGGGCTGGAGGGCGCTCCGGGGCGGGGCTGGAAGGGGCGCCGGGCGAAGCTGGATGGGGCGCTCCCGGGCGGGGCTGGAAGGGGCGCCGGGCGAAGCTGGATGGGGCGCTCCCGGGCGGGGCTGGAGGGCGCTCCCGGGCGGGGCTGGAGGAGGCGCCGGGCGGGGCTGGGAGGGCTGA
- a CDS encoding pentapeptide repeat-containing protein, with protein MDSVPNHPAAAVPGLPALPVLQADCANCFALCCVALPFAKSNDFAVNKPAGTPCKNLQQDFRCGIHTRLRDKGFQGCTVFDCFGAGQQASQVTFGGRDWRTHPGTAGRMFEVFPVLRQLHELLFYVSEALTLPAAAPVHAELRRALTETEELTRADAQALADLDVSPLRQQINTLLLKASELVRAKVPGRKKNHRGADLMGARLSGADLRGANLRGAYLIAADLTGADLRTADLIGADLRDTNLRGADLRDAVFLTQPQLNAAQGDPTTQIPPTLTRPTHWT; from the coding sequence ATGGACAGCGTGCCGAACCACCCCGCCGCCGCCGTCCCCGGCCTCCCCGCGCTCCCCGTCCTGCAGGCCGACTGCGCGAACTGCTTCGCGCTCTGCTGCGTGGCACTGCCCTTCGCCAAGTCCAACGACTTCGCCGTGAACAAGCCCGCCGGGACCCCCTGCAAGAACCTCCAGCAGGACTTCCGCTGCGGCATCCACACCCGGCTGCGCGACAAGGGGTTCCAGGGCTGCACCGTCTTCGACTGCTTCGGGGCGGGCCAGCAGGCCTCCCAGGTCACCTTCGGGGGCCGCGACTGGCGCACGCACCCGGGCACGGCCGGCCGGATGTTCGAGGTCTTCCCGGTCCTGCGGCAGCTGCACGAGCTGCTCTTCTACGTCAGCGAGGCCCTGACCCTCCCGGCCGCCGCCCCGGTCCACGCGGAACTGCGCCGGGCCCTGACGGAGACCGAGGAACTGACCCGCGCCGACGCGCAGGCCCTGGCCGACCTGGACGTCAGCCCCCTGCGCCAGCAGATCAACACCCTGCTCCTGAAGGCCAGCGAACTCGTACGGGCGAAGGTGCCGGGCCGCAAGAAGAACCACCGCGGCGCCGACCTGATGGGCGCGCGCCTGTCCGGAGCCGACCTCCGCGGCGCGAACCTCCGCGGCGCCTACCTGATCGCCGCCGACCTCACCGGCGCCGACCTCCGCACGGCCGACCTGATCGGCGCGGACCTCCGCGACACCAACCTCCGCGGAGCCGACCTCCGCGACGCCGTCTTCCTCACCCAGCCCCAACTGAACGCGGCCCAGGGCGACCCCACCACCCAAATCCCCCCAACCCTCACCCGCCCCACCCACTGGACCTGA
- a CDS encoding LysE family translocator — translation MTEVIAVAVITLLAVISPGADFAMVVRNSYLYGRPTGLFAAAGVAAGVLVHVSYTMLGVGLLIASSTALFTAIKLAGAAYLVWIGIRTFRARAEVTVDLESKPQLTRLGAMRSGFLTNVLNPKTTLFVVSTFTQVVNPQTPVWQQVGYGLFMSAAHLGWFGAVALFFSVSRLRDRMLKAQKALNRAIGSVLVGLGVGLGFAR, via the coding sequence ATGACAGAAGTGATCGCAGTCGCCGTTATTACTCTCCTCGCCGTGATCAGTCCCGGCGCCGACTTCGCCATGGTGGTGCGCAACAGCTATCTCTACGGGCGTCCCACCGGGCTGTTCGCCGCAGCCGGGGTCGCGGCCGGTGTGCTGGTCCACGTCTCGTACACGATGCTCGGCGTCGGTCTGCTGATCGCCTCCTCCACCGCGCTGTTCACCGCGATCAAGCTGGCGGGTGCGGCGTATCTGGTGTGGATCGGGATACGGACCTTCCGGGCGCGGGCGGAGGTGACCGTCGACCTGGAGTCCAAGCCGCAGCTGACCCGGCTCGGGGCGATGAGGTCGGGGTTCCTGACCAATGTGCTCAATCCGAAGACGACGCTGTTCGTGGTGTCGACCTTCACGCAGGTGGTGAATCCGCAGACCCCGGTGTGGCAGCAGGTGGGCTACGGGCTGTTCATGTCGGCGGCGCACCTGGGCTGGTTCGGGGCGGTCGCGCTGTTCTTCTCCGTCTCCCGGCTGCGCGACCGGATGCTGAAGGCGCAGAAGGCGCTGAACCGGGCCATCGGTTCGGTGCTGGTGGGGCTGGGGGTGGGGTTGGGGTTCGCCCGCTGA
- a CDS encoding thioesterase family protein, with product MGAAEGYDGYEGFFERIDAGRFLATEYTRGPWDPGSQHAGPPAALLGRAVEERPGARTDMRIARITYEILRPVPIGELEVTTSVLRAGRSTEVVEAALAPAGGAPVMLARALRIRVAEEAVPAVVPGPQLPPPGEVEVTPFFPVPWETGYHSAMETRFTEGAFVELGPGTCWTRMKVPLVAGEETRPLDRVLIAADSGNGISSVMDFGRYVFINGDLTVHLHRHPVGEWACVEARTSVDAAGIGLADALLHDEKGPIGRSAQSLYVAPRS from the coding sequence ATGGGTGCTGCCGAGGGGTACGACGGGTACGAGGGGTTCTTCGAGCGGATCGACGCCGGGCGGTTCCTGGCCACCGAGTACACGCGGGGGCCCTGGGACCCGGGCTCGCAGCATGCCGGGCCGCCGGCCGCGCTGCTCGGGCGGGCCGTCGAGGAGCGGCCGGGTGCGCGGACGGACATGCGGATCGCGCGGATCACGTACGAGATCCTGCGGCCGGTCCCGATCGGCGAGCTGGAGGTCACCACCAGTGTGCTGCGGGCCGGGCGCAGTACGGAGGTGGTCGAGGCCGCCCTCGCGCCGGCGGGCGGTGCGCCGGTGATGCTGGCGCGGGCCCTGCGGATCCGGGTCGCCGAGGAGGCCGTGCCCGCCGTGGTCCCGGGGCCGCAGCTGCCGCCGCCGGGGGAGGTGGAGGTGACGCCGTTCTTCCCCGTGCCGTGGGAGACCGGCTACCACTCGGCCATGGAGACCCGGTTCACCGAGGGCGCCTTCGTCGAACTGGGCCCCGGCACCTGCTGGACGCGGATGAAGGTGCCGCTCGTCGCCGGGGAGGAGACCAGGCCGCTGGACCGGGTGCTGATCGCCGCCGATTCGGGCAACGGGATCAGCTCGGTGATGGACTTCGGGCGGTACGTCTTCATCAACGGTGACCTGACCGTGCACCTCCACCGCCACCCGGTGGGCGAGTGGGCGTGCGTGGAGGCCCGTACGAGTGTGGACGCCGCCGGGATCGGACTCGCGGACGCGCTGCTGCACGACGAGAAGGGGCCCATCGGGCGGAGCGCGCAGAGTTTGTACGTGGCGCCGCGTTCCTAA
- a CDS encoding serine/threonine-protein kinase, with protein MEALRDVDPAQIGAHALLARLGAGGMGQVYLGRSPGGRLVAVKVIRDEITGHPEALARFRREAETVRAVRSAYTANLIDASLAAAPYWLATEYVAGPTLSHAVRERGRLPGDTCRRLFAALAEGLASVHAYGVTHRDLKPQNVILGAQGPQLIDFGIARGVGETALTQEGQAPGTPGYTAPEVLLGAEAGAAADVFALGATLAYAATGRPPFGTGVAATVSYRAVHEPIDVAGVEPGLSALIEACVAKDPAVRPDPAEVIRRCGVRDALIDDPVYLGLGVLGEAVPVHEMRTQGPGHPYVPTDPDRGPQAAREPRPRPRRGARVGAGVAVAAVLSLAAWKLLPFDGGGSGGSGGTGGAVRDGVDKGGATSAPPAAQGGRTPAATGSKGAAGPPAEYIDNNQISRYVWTGAPDPDLAVQGVGQCNQPAEEKSPGAGFQSAVSTTGVNGKPGRSASVKMRIKYAEMAQSAPDPYYVSVAVKSPHDIEPSTGKPFPADNRAVGYTSKPVDIYTHWKSGGDVTLTYPDDFTMHAAGRTWPAVPLSADPGDWTVVFYHVEDDPTKYASIACSGFRVG; from the coding sequence GTGGAGGCCCTGAGAGACGTCGACCCCGCGCAGATCGGGGCGCATGCGCTGTTGGCCCGGCTCGGTGCCGGGGGGATGGGGCAGGTGTACCTCGGGCGGTCGCCCGGTGGGCGGCTGGTCGCGGTGAAGGTGATCCGGGACGAGATCACCGGGCATCCGGAGGCGCTGGCCCGGTTCAGGCGCGAGGCCGAGACGGTGCGTGCGGTGCGGTCGGCGTACACGGCGAACCTGATCGACGCCTCGCTGGCGGCGGCGCCGTACTGGCTGGCGACCGAGTACGTGGCCGGTCCGACGCTCAGTCATGCCGTGCGCGAGCGGGGTCGTTTGCCGGGGGACACCTGCCGGAGGCTGTTCGCGGCGCTCGCGGAGGGGCTGGCGAGCGTGCACGCGTACGGGGTGACGCACCGGGACCTCAAGCCGCAGAACGTCATCCTGGGCGCGCAGGGGCCGCAGCTCATCGACTTCGGCATCGCGCGGGGCGTGGGGGAGACGGCCCTCACGCAGGAGGGGCAGGCTCCGGGAACGCCGGGGTACACGGCGCCGGAGGTGCTGCTGGGAGCGGAGGCCGGGGCCGCGGCGGACGTGTTCGCGCTGGGCGCGACGCTCGCGTACGCGGCGACGGGGCGGCCGCCGTTCGGGACGGGCGTGGCGGCGACGGTGAGCTACCGGGCGGTGCACGAGCCGATCGACGTGGCCGGGGTGGAGCCGGGGCTGTCGGCGCTGATCGAGGCGTGCGTGGCGAAGGATCCGGCGGTGCGGCCGGATCCGGCCGAGGTCATCCGGCGGTGCGGGGTCCGGGACGCGCTGATCGACGATCCGGTGTACCTGGGGCTCGGCGTGCTGGGTGAGGCCGTACCGGTGCACGAGATGCGGACGCAGGGGCCCGGCCACCCGTACGTTCCGACGGACCCCGACCGGGGCCCGCAGGCTGCCCGGGAGCCGCGACCGCGGCCGCGGCGCGGGGCCCGGGTCGGTGCGGGCGTGGCCGTGGCGGCGGTGCTTTCCCTGGCGGCGTGGAAGCTGCTCCCGTTCGACGGCGGGGGAAGCGGTGGAAGCGGCGGCACCGGGGGCGCGGTCCGGGACGGGGTCGACAAGGGCGGTGCCACGAGTGCGCCGCCTGCGGCCCAAGGCGGGCGGACACCCGCGGCCACCGGCTCCAAGGGTGCTGCCGGACCACCGGCCGAATACATCGACAACAACCAGATCTCGCGCTATGTGTGGACCGGTGCCCCCGATCCGGACCTGGCCGTCCAGGGGGTCGGTCAGTGCAACCAGCCCGCCGAGGAGAAGTCTCCGGGCGCCGGCTTCCAGTCGGCGGTGTCGACCACCGGCGTCAACGGGAAGCCGGGCAGGTCGGCGTCGGTCAAGATGCGGATCAAGTACGCGGAGATGGCCCAGTCCGCGCCGGATCCGTACTACGTCTCCGTGGCGGTCAAGTCCCCCCACGACATCGAGCCGTCCACGGGAAAGCCCTTCCCCGCGGACAACCGGGCCGTCGGCTATACGAGCAAGCCCGTCGACATCTACACGCACTGGAAGTCGGGTGGCGACGTGACGCTCACGTATCCGGACGACTTCACGATGCACGCCGCGGGCAGGACGTGGCCCGCCGTGCCCCTGTCCGCCGACCCCGGGGACTGGACGGTCGTCTTCTACCACGTCGAGGATGACCCTACGAAGTACGCGAGCATCGCCTGTTCCGGCTTCCGAGTGGGGTAG